The Anas platyrhynchos isolate ZD024472 breed Pekin duck chromosome 1, IASCAAS_PekinDuck_T2T, whole genome shotgun sequence genomic sequence TTTCtgaatgttggttttttttcctcacttgcTTGAATATCCTGGAGATTGGGCTTTCTCAACTCACTGAAGCACCTTGCAACTTTAGCTTGATGGAATCTTCCCTGGATAATTAAATGTGGAGCTGATCTTGTCCCAGGCACGCTGCTTGTTGTGGTGGGACAGGCCCAAACAGTAATGCTTTGCTTGCGTACCTCTCACGCTCAGACTTTCATACGTTATTTCTCTTCGTGTTTTGATGTTTTAACAGTCTTTCTACTTTCTCATGTTTCCAGTATCTCTGTGAATGTCAGTTTGATGACAAtctaaagtttaaaaatataattaacgAGGAGGATGCTGATGCCATGCGTCTTCAGCCCATTGGTCGAGACAAGGATGGACTGATGTATTGGTATCAGCTAGATCAAGAGCATAATGTCAGGATGTACATAGAAGAACAGGATGACCAGGATGGATCCACATGGAAGTGCATTGTTAggtattcctttttttctcccccctttttttcccccccccgtattttgttgttgttgactgGGTTTGGAAATGTATTTCAGTAACTCTCTATTTCTCACGGAGTAGGCTCATAACAGCCAGATTTTCTGCCTTCATGTACTAAATCATGTATGATTTACTAAATCATGTACGATTTAGTGCAAAAATATGTACAGAAATGGCTCACTGATCTGTTGGTAATAGCTAATGAGTTTTATTCTCAATCAAGCCATAGAGGATGTATGGAAGAGGAGCCAAGAGAAGGCTGCCTAGAGGACAGTAGCTCCATGTTGCTTCCTGGCATGCTGAGGGCCTTAGGAGATGGAGGGGGCACTGTTGCTTCTTTAATTTCTGCCCTATTAAGACAATTACAATTTTCTTCTAATGAGAATCATGCTGCAGTTTTAACTTCATGAAGCTAAAAGCATTGTTGGCAATCCAGATAGGTACTAAATCCTTCCTGGAGTAGAATTCAGCTCAGAGATCACTGAAGATGAGGTATGTGATGCAGGCTGACATGTAAATGACTCAGTGCCCCtggctctcagctgctgcaaatTGGTCTGATAACATTTTAGTCATCTTCCTTTGTGATTCGTGttacatacttttttctttcactttcctaCTCAATGCAAAGCACATATGGGATCtttgtaatgaaaatataattaattttatttgtgtgtgtttttttgtatCTACCAGTTACCCACTTTTAATTTATCTCTGTGCAAACTTACCTTTTTTCATCTAAttagttccaaaaaaaaaacacacaaaaaaacagggCTAAACAGAATCAACTCTAAAACGTATATAGAGAAGTAGAAATAGAccttaaaaataatacacataattcaactttttatttttctgttggtaAATTTTAACTTTTACATCCATAGCTTGTTCATGTACCCATAACTTTAGTAACCTTAGTAGCCAGGGCAGCCACACAGAATGGTTTAAATCATTGTCAGTGGGCCATAAAGTGATAAGCCTCACCACCAATGAAATTCAGACAGCTGTTGTGGGTGAACACAGTGAAGTATCTAAACAAGCCAGCCAAGAGCTGAGCAGTGTTTATCTTCTTCCCACATTATAGACTCCAGAGGTCAATgtgaaaagcagaggaaatcaGGCTTCTGCTGGGAAAGCTCTGACACACTTagagcagaaaaacacagaaatgcgTGATGAAACCCGAAATGCTTTTAAACCTGTGGTGTTCTGCGTGTCAGGCTTGTTGCACTTGCAGTCTTCCTTTTATTACTGTAATTAACTAGTTGTTGAATGttgattttgaaaaagaaaatgagtctTATTGTTGTAGTCTGTTATGAAAACAATGTGTTTAATCATCACTCAAATTCATTATCTATTAAGGCTTTGATTTTTCTCATTAGATGGCCAGTTTAAGTAAGGAGTTAAAGTACACTGAGATTCACACACAGATACACAAATACTGTCTCCCAATCACAGTAGCTGGAATTTTGTAGACATTTTTTGTATTGTTTCCCAAATATATTTAGGACGGGCTGTTGTAGAAGctatataaattatttaactgctttgaaaatttCTCAAATGATGTGGTTGCCTTTCTGCTGCACAGGCAGAAAGCTTACAGCTTCCTCTCCgctgagagaaagaagaaattgcaaagaaaaaccAGTGAGGATCGTAAGAGAAGGATGAATGAAAGAATAACAAATAATAGCGGCTTGGATCCAGGCCAACAGGATTTGGGTTGGGATAGATAAagtccttccaaaaaaaaaaaaaatagttttattttggtATGGATAAATTGGAAAGTTTCCGAATGCAAAATTCGCAGTCGCTGGTAGGACAGGCATTTCACAGTGCTTGGATGGGAGGTTTTCAGGGCAGCGTTCGTTTAAGCAGatggtgtttgtttatttttaatgaatccCTTTGGGGTGAGCGAGTAAGTGGCTTATCAgacaatatgtttttttcttccgtCATCTAGAAACCGAAATGAGCTTGCAGAGACCCTTGAGCTCTTGAAAGCGCAAATTGATCCTGCCCTgttgaaaaacaacaactctCAGCAGGAGAATTCGTCACGTGAAAGCCCAAGCATAGAAGATGAAGACACCAAAAAGGGCGAAGAAGCAGCTACACAaggttttctgccttttctcaaattttaaatgctgtgctgtggcagtgTCAGGATTTTCAACTTGCTGAAAAGTTGCTGTTTTAGATTAggacctttttaaaaaatacatgtttctgTTCATAGTAAATCAAGCAAATATTGAATATCTTGGTAAATATTAATGAACTTTTTAGTGCGTATTTAAGCTCAAGAGTTATTTATAAAAAGAGAGATGTGTATAAATTGTTTTCCAAGTAATTTTACTTATGCTGTACATTTTGTATAGTGTTGTAAATACTTGTCATTGTATGCTTTTGTGGAGCATCAAAATGTTGCCCAGCTTTTCCTGTtctaaatacattaaaatttcaaaaagaaaaaaaaatctgtttgtgcaATGCCATGATTGAAGTCACTACAGTTTTGTGTAcgttgtttatttttacttttaagttTGAATCAAAAAAATAGGCTTTTTCCTCAATTATTTCCCAGCCTACACAATTTTTCAAGAAGACGTGAGTTTAAGTTGAATCAATttgaaatactaaaatatttctatatgaAGTGGTCTTTAGCTGCCTCCACCACATCGTTTTTACTAGCAAAtaaccttttttccttccttattaTCATGTCATTGCACATATTTAATATCTTGCTTGACTTAGTGGTTTGTGCATTGGTTCTTACTAACTATCAGTTAgcctaaaatattttgttacaaAAATCTGATCTTTTAAAGGTTATGAAAAGCTAAAAGCTCGTTATCCCAAGTAATTTTACACCAGTTACTGCTTGATGTTAACATTTTGTTAAACTGCAGGAGATTTGCTCAATCAGAAGCAAGATTTAAAGATTCCAGCATTAGTATGTTTCTTCAAATCTGTTTAATTTAATTAGATGTACAGAATTGGCAAAGACCTGGCTTTGTTCTGAGTACCAAAGGTGAACACTTGCTATCTCATTTCCATTCTTTGCAAACACTGtagaacagaagaaataaatgcaacatTTAGATAAATATTTcgttttgttttggaaataatttaaaagctaGGGTAGAAATTGCAGTAAACTGGGACAAACTCCAGGAGAATTGTGTCTCTAAAACGTTTCCAGTATCTACCTTTGCATGTAAGTGACAGCACAATCTGCGTAGTTACTGTTACTGCAGAATTAATTCTACGAAGTACTGATCTTGTCTTTGTCTCACTAAAAATCAGTCAAGTCAAATTATTTGAGATCTCTACTTCAAATATGattttacaaacattttaataagtGACCCCACTTTGGGATAAGTCCCAAAGTCCTACCACAAGCTCAGCCTTCCAGTGTCACCTAGATCACTACTTACATGCATGCAAAATCACTCCTAAGCACTAGACCCATGTATGCAATcaataatgaaattatttacaTGTGCTGTGATGGAAGTGCAGTCAGAGTGTTCACAGAGCTTTAATCGTTTCAGTTGAGGAGCTTTAGTAACTCTTCCTATTAGTCTGTACTCAAATTCTAGGAAAATATTAAAGCCCTTCACAGGTACTCTGAAAACTTATCCGAAGGACTCATACCCATTTGTTTTGGCAGCTTTCCAAATAGCATTAAATTagtttattcaaaaataaagtgAACTGAACCAGTgcttaactttatttttttttatttttttttactagccTGCTTGACTCAAATATCATTAAGACAACTTGTGCATCTGCTGAGTCATTTTGTGCATACAAAATGCCTTACGAGCAGCCTggggagttaaaaaaaaaaaaatagatcttaAAACAGCCATTGCTTTTCAGGATAGAGAGGTTTGGGTGTTCTGGAGATTCTTGATGTCAGAAGTTTGGGAGAAATTAGTAGGTGACGGGAAGACATGGTTGGACGAAGTTTATCCAGAGAGAAGTGAAGAGAGGacagaagaagacagaaaatgtgCTGCTCACACTGTTGCAGACAAATGTCTTCAGAGaggcagcttttatttttacgTTACAAGAGCTCAGAGTGGTGATCACCTctaggagggggagaaaaaacagtCTTGAGCCTTCAGACTATTACTGCTTCTGGTGTGTTGAGATGCATCTCTCACTCCTTTGCTAACTGCTGAGACTTACTTGGATGCAACGCTTTGCATTTGAAAACATGATAAAATGTACGAATTCCTCCTCACCACTCTTTCCTTTTgtaaaatgcttgttttctttcaatgtaACTAATTCAACTGTCACATACTTTGTGTATTTCTAACTGCTTTGGGAAGCTCTCATCTTGGAGAAGAATTACACTAGTGCGGAGGGAGAGGGGTGaggtagaagaaagaaaaaccatcCTTTTGTTTGGAGTTCTGACATGTTTGCAATAACATCTTCCAGGTGGTGGAAGATAATGTTACAGTGTACGCAGTGCTATCATGTTTGCTTTTTCTAATTAGTTCTATCCCTAGGTGACTCCAAAAGCATGGCAAAATAAAAACCCCAAGATATTAAGTGGCTTTAGTAGTGAGAAGTAATAGGCTGAAATACAGAGCAACACAATAAACGTATGGTTTCTTCTGGGTACTGGAGCTGTACTTTAAGCCCTAATGATCCAAAATTGCCTGAGCAAAGCAGGCATGTTCTCATTCTTCAAGCTCTGCAGGATTTTCTGGTATATGCTACTACTCGCTGTGCATGTctccaaaatgaaaatgaagtgaaTGTAGAGTATTAGCTGTTATGTAAATTTTGACAGGACATAGGAGATGCATTCATTGCCTAGGAATGGAGAAGCCAGGTGAATTTGGCCATCAGCCAGTGttcaatattttccattttctctgaaatgttaaaatacaATAGTTAGATTTTTCTTGAAATCAAAATCTGTACAAGCAGGGAACTGAATTGAACGTGGAATTGCACTTGAAGAACATGGAAGCTCACCCCATGTTCTGGTTTTTGACAAAATTCAGGAATTCAAACTTCTCTAAGTTGATGCTTCACATGCTCTCTGCTGAAGATTTATGTATCTTTTCTCTAAAGGTCTTGTGATACTACTGAAGAAGGAGTTGAGATGTCCATATAAAAAAGGATAAGTGTAGAATTCTGCTGATAGCTTCTCAAGTTTAGGTTTATCTTTGTATATAACTAAACTGAACCGTGATTCTAAAAATTGGCAGCCTCCTTGTTTAATGACAGCACTAGACAAACCAGCCTCCTAATCATTCCAGGAGAGAAGATTCATTTGTGAGGGACTtggattgttgttttttttttttagatatacCTTCATTTTGATGGATGCTGTTTGTAATCCTGTAGGTCCCCTGGTTTTGTTTCATAGTTGTTTTTCTCTGCCAAcagaaaatcaattaaaaatcaaagaagaaaaagaggaggtggaggaacAGCCCAAGGAACTGGAAAGTCTTCCTCTTCCTGTGGtcaaagaagatgaaaacacGATGAAAATTGAGaaggtggaagaaaaagaaattataaaattgCCAGTAATAGTAAAATTAGAGAAACCTTCAGAATacaatgaagaaaagcaaactgtCAAAGAGGAAAGTGACTCCTTTAAAGAAAACGTCAAGCCCGTTAAAGTAgaagtgaaggaaaacaaaatagaacCAAAAGACTTAAAAGACGTAAAAAGTTGTACTGACAAAATAGCAGTTCACGAGCCAGAGAGGTTAGAGTTTTGTGTTAATGTCAAAACTCCCCAGGAAATTgtggagaagtctgtggaagaAAGCGAGAAACTTAAAAATGACCAGCAGGCAAAAATACCACTTAAAAAGCGAGAGATCAAGCTGACGGATGACTATGACAGTCCGATAAAGGGCTCCCTGTGTAAATGCGTTACTCCAACGAAGGATGTCttgaaggaagaagggaaacCAGAAGAAGAAACTTTTAAGAGAGTCCCTACGATTACTGCTTTGTGTCCTGATGGGAAAATACTGGTAAACGGAGAGGTGAGCAGTGAAAAAATAACCCCAAGTGTCATCCAAAACAATAAGACAGAGCACTCTGTTATTACAAAGGAAGACAGCAACTcgttaaaagagaaaaatggtaaTAAGAGTGGTGAAAAGATCTCGGACTCCCTAAACTCtgttagcagaattataaaagTGTGTGAAGTTGAGAAAAACGCAGTGACTGTGGTGAAAGAGGTAGGGGCTGTGGTCTCTGAGCTTTCTCATCAGAAAGTGCCTTTCAAGGAGGAATCTAGTCCTGTGGAAAAAGAGTCCCTCGACAATGCAGCTGCTGAAACGGTAGCGGAGGAATCTTCAAACTCTGAAGACTGTGCCAAAAATACTGAAGAGAAGCTAGCCGTGATAATCAAAAAGGACCGGCTACCGCCGCCCAAAGAGTGCTTAGAGAAGCTAGAAAAGTCCACAAACgcacctgctcctgcagaaaTACCCAAGCCTGCGCTGCCTGATGAGGAGgctttgaaaagcagaagcGAGCCCGAGGAGAAGCCTGATTCTCTGAAAGCTGCTGAGACGCCTCCTTCATCCACTTCGCCTGTTACCTTAGAGAAGTCTGGTTCAGAAGCAGAAGGCTCCGACGCTAAACCTACTCCCCCTGAGGAGAGCAAGGTAGAAGAAAAAGCCAGCCCTgaaaaacaagaggaagagcCTGAAGCTGCCAAGGCAGAGCCAGATGGATTAGGTGATGCCCACGCTTCTAATCTGGAGGACTCCTCGGAGAGTAAAAAGGAATCTCCTGTAcctaaaagcaaatttaaatataaactaGTTTCTGAAGAGGAAAGCTGTGCAACAGATAATAAGGAAATAACGTCTGAAAGACAGAAGGAAGGAATTAAATTAACGATTAGGATCTCAAGTAGGAAGAGAAAGGCGGAAACTCCACCCGAAGAGGTCAGCATCGGCCGCACGTTACGGCGATCTCCGAGAATATCCAAGCCGACCCCAAAAGTTGTGGAGACTAGGGATCAGAAATCTGAGAAAAAACGACCTGAGGAGGACGAGGAGAAACCTGCGGCAGCGCAAAAGCAGGAACGgaaagaagatgcaaaaaaacaAGAGAAGGAGTCCAATTCTAAAGTTAACAAGGTAATACGGTTTTACTGCTTGGGAATAGAAATTATCATGGTCTTATCTGTAAGAAAGGATATGGGTTTACATAAGAATATGAAGGATTACAGTCCTTTGGTCAACTTCTGCGAGGAACTAGCTTTGCAATCCAGTTAGTGGACTCAACCAATATAAAAACACCCCCTGAGAGAGCATTAATAATATCTGTTGACTTAGCAGCTTATAAAATCTTCCATTTAAGCTAAGCAAAGTGGACCGAGCCAGTGGAAGTGAATTTTCCTAACAAACCACACGATCAGACCCGAGTCAGTCTGACTGAGTGGCTGCACGGGGACATGCAGCTCCTGTGGATTGTCTAGATGGATACTTGGTCAGTATGGGGATGATcttaagcaaaaaaaagaaagcaaaaatggtGAAGAATAACATGTTAGGACTTCTAGGTGAAGCTGAAGTTATTGTTGTGGTGGCTTCGTGATGTAATTAGCTCTTCTTATACATGCGATAGGCAATTTGTACTGTGGATGGAGGTCTTTTTTCATGATAAACTTGCCATTATGGGGCAATAAATCTTAAAAGCATGTCAGGCAAAAATAATACAAGGAGTTAAATGTGTGTATGGATACTGCTTCTAAATCTATGTAACTGTAACCACCTTTTATTCATTTACTTTCCATATGTTTCTGGATATGGAgtgcaaaagagaaagagggaatAAAGAGGTTGTAATTTTAAGTATATTCTTTTATATCAACTTGATATCCTATTAATTTTTCACTGCTACACGTTtccttactgattttttttagttctaCCAACGCAGTCACATATTCAGAAAATTCTTTCACATACTGCAATTCTGAATAACCTTCCTAAAAAGAACAGCTCATTTGACTGTGAACGGTAACATTTATGCTGAAAAAATTCTGTCATATATCCAAAATAACTaaattaaataatgaaagtgaaataaaaggaTAGTAGTGCTTCTAAGTTTTACAAGTAGtttaaattttgaaatactGTTGCTGtaatttgatcttttttttttccaagatacagAGATCTAGGAATGCTTAATTTGGTAGAGAGTTTTTGAAAGTTATGACAGAGGAACAAGCTTGATAATGTTATGCTGCTGTCATTTTATCAAAATACCCTAATCTTTAATTGGATATtttatgttccttttctttctaaaaaggctctttaaaaagagatttggaATGGTGGTGACATGTGAGGAAgcctaaaattaaattaatactCTGATGGATTTAAAGCACGATTTGTCACTAAGCTTTAATGAACAGTAAAATCGCTGAAGAGCAGGAAACGAATGTTAAGAACCCAAAATGAAACTTTAGCAATGTGACAAGTAGTGCTGTGTAATGAGTGCATCCTGCAGGAGAATTAGAATATTTTGTACAGTTCAGTTTAGCTGGTTCAGATCAATGAGTAGTTTAGTCAAAGTTGAAAAATGGTTTGAGCTGAAAAacctagaaaaaatattttaaattttcagtgtcTGGGGgctaaaaaatatttgtgagagCAGGATGTTTATGAGAAACAAGGCAGTTAATTGCAAgaagagtttctttttttcttgcattgttttaaaattaaaatatccaGGTCGTAGAATGTGGTTTTAACTAATATGAAGTGATATAAATATGTACTTGTATGGTgcactgcttttatttcagaaaattgtgCCTGTCTTAGAAGAATGCATCAAAAGCAGTTAAATTGATACACTTATTAAAGTGCAAACATGTTTCctaaatcaaaatgaaagataTGAACTGTATAAAAAAATTACTAAATATTCTGTTTGGATTGAGGAAAACTAAAAAACTTTAAATGTGGACTTTAATTTGTGCACAAACCAGGTTGCTTTTTCAAAGtaggagaaaagaggctgagTCACCAGTCTGTCTTCCTATTTTTAAACCTCGTTTGCAAATCTCTTTCTGCAGGTAGATagtatttttctccctttgctaTCCTGTTGAACTTTCAGGCTCTTTGAAGGGTAATCTGTTCATTGAAATGCTCTGTTGTGAATTTAAAACTCTTGTAATGGAGTTGAATCACTTCACTTTTGAGCCTACTATTTTTTTAGGATCTGGGAAGAAACTGTAAgtttcctttgtgttttctctttgaaatgGTGTCGCTCCTAGAGAAGCAAAGTTCGGTGGACGGGTACACGGACACGGGGCAGGTGGAAATACTCAAGTAATGAAGACAGTGAGGACTCAGAGAGCGAAAAAAactctgaggaggaggaggaagaggaagaagaggaggaagaagaagctgCACCTGCTGATGACGATGAGCCGTGCAAGAAGTGTGGCCTTCCCAACCACCCGGAGCTGGTAGGCTTTGGGGGAAAGCTTCTCTTGAGTGTTTTTGGTAGATTAAAAGAGTATCTGAAGGCACATCGGTCTTTGGGGTGGTTGTATGTGGAGCACCCTCTAGATTTTAGGTGAAAAAGCCATGATGAAAGATGAGTTAACCTTTAACAAGGAGAGAAGGACATTACTGCTTTTGTTTACCAcctttgaaatgtcttttatgAGGTACAAAATAAGCACATTCTCAGGTGTGTGACA encodes the following:
- the RSF1 gene encoding remodeling and spacing factor 1, which produces MAAAAPQPPSPPPPPAAGPGCPGSWPNFAVVCSFLERYGALLDLPELPFPELERVLQEPGEQVPKELVELHLKLMRKIGKSVTADRWEKYLIKICQEFNSTWAWEMEKKGYLEMSVECKLGILKYLCECQFDDNLKFKNIINEEDADAMRLQPIGRDKDGLMYWYQLDQEHNVRMYIEEQDDQDGSTWKCIVRNRNELAETLELLKAQIDPALLKNNNSQQENSSRESPSIEDEDTKKGEEAATQENQLKIKEEKEEVEEQPKELESLPLPVVKEDENTMKIEKVEEKEIIKLPVIVKLEKPSEYNEEKQTVKEESDSFKENVKPVKVEVKENKIEPKDLKDVKSCTDKIAVHEPERLEFCVNVKTPQEIVEKSVEESEKLKNDQQAKIPLKKREIKLTDDYDSPIKGSLCKCVTPTKDVLKEEGKPEEETFKRVPTITALCPDGKILVNGEVSSEKITPSVIQNNKTEHSVITKEDSNSLKEKNGNKSGEKISDSLNSVSRIIKVCEVEKNAVTVVKEVGAVVSELSHQKVPFKEESSPVEKESLDNAAAETVAEESSNSEDCAKNTEEKLAVIIKKDRLPPPKECLEKLEKSTNAPAPAEIPKPALPDEEALKSRSEPEEKPDSLKAAETPPSSTSPVTLEKSGSEAEGSDAKPTPPEESKVEEKASPEKQEEEPEAAKAEPDGLGDAHASNLEDSSESKKESPVPKSKFKYKLVSEEESCATDNKEITSERQKEGIKLTIRISSRKRKAETPPEEVSIGRTLRRSPRISKPTPKVVETRDQKSEKKRPEEDEEKPAAAQKQERKEDAKKQEKESNSKVNKRSKVRWTGTRTRGRWKYSSNEDSEDSESEKNSEEEEEEEEEEEEEAAPADDDEPCKKCGLPNHPELILLCDSCDSGYHTACLRPPLMIIPDGEWFCPPCQHKLLCEKLEEQLQDLDVVLKKKERAERRKERLVYVGISIENIIPPQEPEIPEGQEEKKKDSKKPKSKLLERRSTRTRKCISYRFDEFDEAIDEAIEDDIKEADGGGIGRGKDMSNITGHRGKDISTILEEERKENKRPQRAAAARRKKRRRLNDLDSDSNLDEEESEDEFKISDGSQDEFVISEENLDESEDDPPSNEDSDSEFCARISRRHLSRPMRQSRRLRRKTVKKKYSEDDEEEDSEENSSRESESGDYTDYSDDDYLETRRRRSRRNQKRQVNYKEDSESEGSQKSVRYGKELRRVHKRRLSTSDSEESYTSKNSEDDDSTKESKRLIRKRRRSTDDYSEEEGEDEEDEERPVRKRLNRIETDDEDTGENAANAAAENPAPASKLPAPQAPQDNTKKHCYRIESDEEDDFENVGKVESPLDYSLVDLPSTNGQSPGKTIENLIGKPGEKTQAPKDSTASASLAPNGTGSGQEAVGPEEDEDELLRVTDLVDYVCNSEQL